The following coding sequences lie in one Arachis ipaensis cultivar K30076 chromosome B03, Araip1.1, whole genome shotgun sequence genomic window:
- the LOC107634474 gene encoding uroporphyrinogen decarboxylase 1, chloroplastic-like gives MIFVVILSSNPLLVKAARGELVSRPPACMMRQVGRYMAVYRKLAEKYPSFRERSETTNLIVEISLQPWNAFRPDGVIIFSNILTPLPAFGVEFDVEDVRGLVIQSPIRSEKGLKALHPIDLEKLSFVGDSLKILRKEVSWEHLGQ, from the exons ATGATTTTTGTGGTGATTTTGTCTTCAAATCCTCTGCTGGTGAAGGCTGCCAGAGGAGAACTTGTTAGTCGGCCACCAGCATGCATGATGCGCCAGGTGGGAAGGTACATGGCTGTTTATAGAAAGCTTGCTGAGAAATATCCATCCTTTCGAGAGAGGTCGGAGACAACTAATCTTATTGTGGAAATTTCTTTGCAGCCTTGGAATGCCTTTAGGCCTGATGGAGTGATCATTTTCTCTAACATCCTTACGCCTCTTCCTGCATTTGGGGTCGAATTCGACGTTGAAGATGTAAGGGGTCTTGTTATTCAGTCCCCAATACGCTCCGAGAAGGGGCTAAAGGCTCTGCATCCAATTGACCTGGAAAAGCTCAGTTTTGTTGGAGATTCACTCAAGATACTGCGCAAGGAG GTTTCGTGGGAGCACCTTGGACAATAG